From the genome of Enoplosus armatus isolate fEnoArm2 chromosome 21, fEnoArm2.hap1, whole genome shotgun sequence, one region includes:
- the pign gene encoding GPI ethanolamine phosphate transferase 1 yields MRMITFFLVGLTVHVVFFLSIFDIYFTSPLVHGMTPQATPLPPPASRLVLMVADGLRADSLFTLLPNGSSRAPYLRSVIEERGTWGVSHTHVPTESRPGHVALIAGFYEDVSAVAKGWKENPVDFDSVFNESRHTWCWGSPDILPMFAKGASGDHVYTHTYPAQEEDFASTDASRLDRWVFTQVKSFLQSAKSNSSLRASLLEDKNVFFLHLLGIDTNGHAHRPMSQEYLDNIGLVDTGVAELVSIVEDFFGQDGRTSYVFTSDHGMTNWGSHGAGHPSETLTPLVVWGAGVHNAHKVTEPQSYNDGYLQDWRLEHLRRVDVNQADIAPLMASLIGVPIPVNSVGVLPLLYLNSSDQFKAESMYTNAIQVLEQFKMKMTQKKETTLSFLFTPYQLLTESQQAEFIHQARILIQLEKYDDAISLCQSLISHALEGLVYYHTYDRFFLGCSVVLGFVGWTSYVVLVILKTHASLNRHPSLLKQIPSHTLARLCMCVTVVITVFLLIQRSPVTYYIYCLLPVPVWYSVLKESGTLTDLILSVPSLPLWKCFGYFVLVAFGIELLVVSFFHRIMLTVGLAVLSLWPFLSGLFGRAKFRSLSWFLGCLCLAAFPLMPVVGREPNIHLVTCAGLLTLFTSACYLWSSRHRTPLHLSDRQQFVTQMLHVAMCAYVPSLTHSSLQRKQGLPLFNQIISWATLVSSMLVPLLSSTRLFHRLLSIFLSLTATYLLLSTGSEALFPPVFSWLMFVWINIEQEAMLAQGVSGRQELSTIDFSANIDITKIRQLKLDDIRRSYFFVFFIITAFFGTGNIASINSFDPASVYCFLTVFNPFIMGGLMMWKVIIPFIIVMCTFETIQVATQLSSRSLFLIVLVISDLMALHFFFLVQDYGSWLDIGTSISHYVIVMSMTIFLMLLSVVTHIFTSRRLILWRRPKMHFP; encoded by the exons ATGAGGATGATCACCTTCTTCCTGGTTGGACTGACAGTCCACGTGgtcttcttcctctctatctTTGACATCTACTTCACCTCTCCCCTGGTCCATGGAATGACACCCCAGGCCACACCATTGCCACCCCCTGCCTCCAGACTGGTGTTAATGGTGGCTGATGGTCTCAGAGCAGACAGTCTCTTCACACTCCTCCCCAACGGCTCATCCAGGGCCCCATACTTGAG GAGTGTGATAGAGGAGAGGGGTACCTGGGGTGTGTCCCACACCCACGTGCCCACTGAGTCTCGTCCCGGTCATGTTGCTCTTATCGCAGGCTTCTATGAGGATGTTAGTGCTGTTGCTAAAG ggtggAAGGAGAATCCTGTAGACTTTGACTCAGTGTTTAATGAGAGCCGACACACCTGGTGCTGGGGCAGCCCTGACATTCTGCCTATGTTTGCCAAag GTGCCAGTGGAGACCATGTGTATACCCACACATACCCAGCACAGGAGGAGGACTTTGCCTCCACAGATGCCTCCAGGCTGGACCGCTGGGTGTTCACTCAAGTCAAA TCATTCTTACAGTCAGCAAAGTCTAACTCTAGTCTGAGGGCCAGTCTGCTTGAGGACAAGAATGTCTTCTTCCTGCATCTGCTGGGAATCGACACAAATGGACATGCTCACAGACCAATGTCACA GGAGTACCTCGACAATATTGGCCTAGTAGACACTGGTGTAGCTGAGCTGGTGTCTATAGTAGAAGACTTCTTTGGTCAGGATGGCAGGACGTCCTATGTGTTCACCTCTGATCATGGCATGACAAACTGGG GTTCACACGGTGCAGGCCATCCCTCTGAGACACTCACCCCTTTAGTGGTGTGGGGTGCCGGAGTCCATAACGCCCACAAAGTCACTGAACCCCAATCATACAACGATGGATACCTACAAG ATTGGAGACTGGAGCACCTACGTAGAGTTGACGTCAATCAG GCAGACATCGCCCCCCTCATGGCTTCTCTCATTGGTGTGCCTATTCCTGTTAACTCTGTT GGTGTTTTACCTCTTCTCTACCTTAACAGCAGTGACCAGTTCAAGGCAGAGAGCATGTACACTAATGCTATTCAAGTACTAGAGCAGTTCAAG atgaaaatgacccagaaaaaagaaacaaccttGTCATTTCTCTTCACCCCATACCA ACTTCTGACTGAGTCACAACAAGCTGAGTTCATCCACCAGGCAAGAATACTGATTCAGCTGGAGAAGTATGACGATGCT ATCTCTCTGTGCCAGTCTCTGATATCCCATGCTCTGGAGGGCCTGGTCTACTACCACACCTATGACAGGTTCTTTCTGGGTTGTAGTGTGGTGCTGGGATTTGTAGGCTGGACATCATATGTTGTCCTAGTCATACTGAAGACTCATGCCAGCCTCAACAGACACCCCAGTCTCCTCAAACAG attccCAGCCATACCCTGGCgaggctgtgtatgtgtgtgacagtggtGATCACTGTGTTCCTGCTTATCCAAAGGAGCCCCGTTACCTACTATATTTACTGCCTGCTGCCTGTTCCTGTATGGTACTCTGTCCTTAAGGa GTCTGGAACTCTGACAGATTTGATTCTCTCAGTTCCATCTCTGCCactgtggaaatgttttggctATTTTGTGCTGGTGGCGTTTGGGATCGAGCTACTG GTGGTGAGTTTCTTCCATCGCATCATGCTGACAGTGGGCCtggctgtcctctctctctggcccttcctgtCGGGACTCTTTGGCAGGGCCAAG TTCCGTTCATTGAGCTGGTTTCTGGGCTGTCTGTGTTTGGCTGCTTTCCCCCTGATGCCTGTTGTGGGCAGAGAGCCTAACATACATCTGGT TACCTGCGCAGGTCTACTCACTCTCTTCACTTCAGCCTGTTACCTCTGGTCATCACGACACAGAACACCGCTGCACCTTAGTGACCGACAGCAGTTTGTCACCCAG ATGCTCCATGTGGCAATGTGTGCGTACGTGCCATCCCTCACGCACTCCAGCCTACAGCGGAAACAGGGCCTGCCactttttaatcaaatcatcaGCTGGGCAACATTAG tGTCTTCTATGCTGGTTCCATTGCTGAGCTCTACACGTCTTTTCCATCGACTCCTTAGCatattcctctctctcacagccaCATACCTGCTGCTCAGTACCGG CTCAGAGGCCTTGTTCCCCCCTGTGTTCTCTTGGTTGATGTTTGTGTGGATCAACATTGAACAGGAAGCTATGCTCGCTCAGGGTGTCTCTGGCAGACAAGAG ctctCCACTATTGATTTCTCTGCAAACATCGACATCACCAAGATCCGACAACTGAAGTTGGATGATATCAGAAGATCTTATTTTTTT gtattttttataataacagCTTTCTTCGGCACAGGGAACATAGCTTCCATTAACAG TTTTGACCCAGCATCTGTTTACTGTTTCCTCACTGTCTTCAACCCCTTCATCATGGGAGGGCTGATGATGTGGAAG GTTATCATTCCATTCATAATAGTAATGTGTACATTTGAGACCATCCAAGTCGCAACACAGCTCTCATCAAGAAG TTTGTTCCTCATTGTCCTGGTCATCTCAGACTTGATGGCTCTG caCTTTTTCTTCTTAGTGCAGGACTACGGCAGCTGGTTGGACATTGGCACAAG CATTAGCCATTATGTGATAGTGATGTCGATGACCATCTTCCTGATGTTGCTCAGTGTGGTTACACACATCTTCACCTCACGAAGACTCATCCTGTGGAGGAGACCCAAGATGCACTTCCCCTAA
- the hnf4g gene encoding hepatocyte nuclear factor 4-gamma codes for MKYPPAPQSKSLLDMEVANYCEGLDPSYSTLGFENAEVLYGAGDSMPTEPSLPGPDGVSSNCAICGDKATGKHYGASSCDGCKGFFRRSIRKSHVYTCRFSRQCVVDKDKRNQCRFCRLNKCFRAGMKKEAVQNERDRISSRRSIPDSQDLPPITILAQAESLSQQIIVPVGIADISEQKSATVGDVCDSMRQQLLVLVEWAKYIPAFGELPLDDQVSLLRAHAGEHLLLGVAKRSMPFKDFLLLGNGCAIHRNSPEPEICRVANRVLDELVQPFQDIQIDDNEYAALKAIVFFDPDAKSLRDPSKIKAMRLQVQMSLEDYINDRQYDSRGRFGELLLLLPTLQSITWQMIEQLQLIKLCGLAKIDNLLHEMLLGGLTSEPTHLHHPAHTQLAQDPSTGHTLVISTMPVAHTPLIASPDTPIPSPPQGPGPENYKHFPQPLCPPASPSPSTQIDL; via the exons ATGAAGTatcctcctgctcctcagagTAAATCTCTGTTAGATATGGAAGTAGCCAACTATTGTGAAGGCCTGGATCCCTCATACAGCACGCTGGGCTTTGAGAATGCAGAGGTGCTCTATGGAGCGGGAG aCAGCATGCCGACAGAGCCGAGCCTGCCCGGTCCAGACGGGGTCAGCAGTAACTGTGCCATCTGTGGAGACAAAGCCACAGGGAAACACTATGGAGCCTCCAGCTGTGATGGCTGTAAAGGCTTCTTCAGACGCTCCATTCGCAAGAGCCATGTCTACACCTGCAG GTTCAGCAGACAGTGCGTTGTGGATAAAGACAAGAGGAACCAGTGTCGTTTCTGCAGACTCAACAAATGCTTCAGGGCTGGCATGAAAAAAGAAG ctgtaCAGAATGAGAGAGATCGGATCAGCTCCCGGAGAAGTATCCCTGACTCCCAAGACTTGCCCCCCATCACTATTTTGGCACAAGCAGAATCACTGTCCCAACAG ATCATTGTTCCAGTTGGAATAGCTGACATATCAGAGCAGAAGTCAGCCACTGTTGGGGATGTTTGTGACTCAATGAGACAACAGTTGCTGGTGTTGGTGGAATGGGCCAAATATATTCCTGCCTTTGGAGAACTGCCACTGGATGACCAG GTGAGCTTGCTCAGGGCTCATGCAGGTGAACACCTCTTGCTCGGGGTCGCCAAAAGGTCAATGCCATTCAAGGACTTCCTGCTTTTAG GTAATGGCTGTGCGATCCACAGGAATAGTCCTGAGCCAGAGATCTGTCGGGTAGCCAACCGAGTGCTGGACGAGTTGGTCCAGCCCTTCCAGGATATTCAAATAGATGACAATGAGTATGCAGCACTCAAGGCGATTGTATTCTTTGACCCAG ATGCAAAGTCTTTGCGGGACCCATCGAAGATCAAGGCCATGCGTCTGCAG GTCCAGATGAGTCTGGAAGATTACATTAATGACCGTCAGTATGACTCCAGGGGTCGTTTTGGAGAGCTGTTACTCCTGCTGCCCACCCTGCAGAGCATCACCTGGCAGATGATAGAACAGCTCCAGTTGATTAAGCTCTGTGGCCTGGCCAAGATAGACAACCTGCTGCACGAGATGCTGCTGGGAG GCCTTACGTCAGAGCCCACACACCTGCACCACCCAGCACACACCCAGCTGGCCCAGGACCCTTCGACTGGACACACGCTGGTCATCAGCACCATGCCCGTCGCTCACACTCCACTGATAG CCTCTCCAGACACTCCCATCCCATCGCCCCCTCAGGGTCCTGGCCCAGAGAACTACAAACACTTTCCCCAGCCTCTTTGTCCTCCAGCGAGCCCCTCGCCTTCCACACAGATAGACCTCTGA
- the gpr141 gene encoding probable G-protein coupled receptor 141, translating into MASMVTQSQLSMAMSSMMTTSSLLTTSKLPDDDKNTDEYHTVLLAIYSLVLLIGTISLSLMMHIMKSSSTSITSIAVLNLIFTHFTFLLTLPFRIYYYATHNWSLGHGWCKVISGMIHIHMYMSFIFYVIILITRLMTFYHKAEQVAYFQRIHALIVSVVVWMVVLVVVPCIIYFSYGKTDEENFLGNANTTATHCFKFGVNIKSGAKVFNYIISTLIIVVATVLTALQANVLRDLYRKHRQGCTSQQDFGAQLKSLCFALIMVVCFIPYHLFRLNYLEHIELQNVNEVFLSLTTFNCLDMLTFLGKRTCYMCFPRKAI; encoded by the coding sequence ATGGCTTCCATGGTAACCCAAAGCCAGCTATCCATGGCCATGAGCTCCATGATGACCACAAGCTCCTTACTCACAACCTCAAAGCTACCGGATGATGATAAAAATACTGATGAGTACCACACAGTCCTCCTGGCCATCTACTCTTTGGTTCTACTCATCGGGACCATCAGCCTGAGCCTGATGATGCACATTATGAAGTCCAGCTCTACGTCCATCACCTCCATCGCTGTCCTCAACCTCATCTTCACCCACTTCACCTTCCTTCTCACCTTGCCCTTCCGGATTTACTATTACGCAACTCACAACTGGAGCCTGGGCCACGGGTGGTGTAAAGTGATCAGCGGCATGATCCACATCCACATGTACATGTCTTTTATCTTCTATGTGATCATCCTCATCACGCGCCTGATGACATTCTACCACAAAGCTGAGCAGGTGGCCTACTTCCAGAGGATTCATGCACTCATTGTAAGCGTTGTGGTGTGGATGGTGGTGCTTGTCGTGGTCCCTTGCATAATCTACTTCTCCTATGGCAAAACCGATGAGGAAAACTTTTTGGGCAACGCAAATACCACTGCAACACATTGCTTCAAGTTTGGCGTAAACATTAAGTCCGGTGCCAAGGTGTTCAACTACATCATAAGCACATTGATCATAGTGGTGGCCACCGTGCTGACAGCCCTCCAGGCCAATGTCCTAAGAGATTTATACAGGAAGCATCGCCAGGGATGCACCTCTCAGCAAGACTTTGGGGCTCAGCTGAAGAGTCTGTGCTTTGCCCTCATCATGGTGGTCTGCTTCATTCCCTACCACTTGTTCCGGCTGAATTACTTAGAACACATTGAACTGCAGAATGTCAATGAGGTGTTTTTGAGTCTGACCACTTTTAACTGTTTGGACATGCTCACCTTCTTGGGGAAGAGAACCTGCTACATGTGCTTCCCGCGAAAGGCTATCTAA